In Persephonella sp., one genomic interval encodes:
- a CDS encoding ABC transporter ATP-binding protein — protein MKEVIRLENVNKIYETAGIKTHALKDINLTIYEGEFVAIMGASGSGKTTLMNIMGCLDTPTSGKYYLMGKDVSTLDDDHLSEIRNRYIGFVFQQFFLIPYLTAYENILVPVIYSKYNFKEKEKEAEKILEKIGLKDKKNHKPNQLSGGQQQRVAIGRALINNPELILADEPTGALDSKTAKEIMKIFVELNNSGKTIVLITHDPNVASYARRIVRISDGKIIS, from the coding sequence ATGAAAGAAGTAATTAGACTGGAAAACGTAAACAAAATATACGAGACAGCAGGCATAAAAACCCATGCCTTGAAGGATATAAATCTAACAATATACGAAGGTGAATTTGTTGCTATAATGGGTGCATCAGGTTCAGGAAAAACAACCCTTATGAACATAATGGGATGCCTTGACACCCCAACCTCTGGCAAATACTATCTGATGGGAAAAGATGTATCAACCCTTGACGATGACCATCTATCTGAGATTAGAAACAGATACATTGGATTTGTATTCCAGCAGTTTTTTCTCATACCATACCTGACCGCCTATGAAAACATACTGGTTCCGGTTATATACTCAAAATACAACTTCAAAGAAAAAGAAAAGGAAGCTGAAAAAATACTGGAAAAAATAGGACTAAAAGACAAAAAAAACCACAAACCAAACCAGCTATCAGGAGGACAACAACAAAGGGTGGCCATCGGTAGAGCATTGATAAACAATCCAGAGCTGATACTTGCGGATGAACCAACAGGGGCACTGGACAGCAAAACCGCCAAGGAAATAATGAAAATTTTTGTTGAGTTAAACAATTCAGGAAAAACGATAGTCCTGATAACCCACGACCCTAATGTTGCCTCTTATGCCCGGAGAATAGTCAGAATTTCTGATGGTAAAATAATTAGCTGA
- a CDS encoding SurA N-terminal domain-containing protein — translation MFTNIGKSKFMKIVLFITTFAFVGTAFVALIVYKLSGNIQGVAEINGKTISVAEYYYYLNFLTRQAEAQGIEPDKKALRIEALKNAIDQELLYQEAQKEGIEATDEEVKQYLLDIPAFQEKGKFSKEKYFAFLSNINLSPQMFEQILKKELSIRHLLAIHRVGFYISEDELNTFVKKQLSRISGKVAIITPKIANPTQQEIEEYYKQNLKEFAGKKGKLISVYKIDKTIKDADKKAQKLFLSLKNNQQPFQEEGIQKIFSGEIYNKNVNLPEKVKEELDKLSKQKPILLVSTDKAYYLIKLEKEVSKPIPLEKVKEKVITSIKNKKLAKKTEELYKAVSKEIKNIKDLKTLTKKYQAEIKEIKNQPAQSIAMEYGIPLNKISLLTKAKPGQILEPFKTSKGIVVIKVEKISQPEDKAKEDMLKLMKPILTNTKYQTIVRMFIDKLQEESIIKINKRIIQ, via the coding sequence ATGTTTACAAACATAGGAAAATCAAAATTTATGAAAATAGTTCTTTTCATAACAACATTTGCATTTGTAGGAACTGCCTTCGTTGCACTGATAGTTTATAAATTGTCAGGAAATATTCAGGGAGTTGCTGAAATTAACGGGAAAACCATTTCCGTTGCTGAGTATTACTATTACCTTAATTTTCTTACAAGACAGGCTGAAGCACAAGGAATAGAGCCGGATAAAAAAGCCCTTAGAATAGAAGCTCTGAAAAATGCCATTGACCAGGAACTTCTCTATCAGGAAGCCCAGAAAGAAGGTATTGAAGCAACAGACGAAGAGGTAAAGCAGTATCTACTTGATATCCCAGCTTTTCAGGAAAAAGGAAAATTCTCAAAAGAAAAATATTTTGCATTTTTGTCAAATATAAATCTTTCTCCCCAAATGTTCGAACAAATCCTGAAAAAAGAACTTTCTATTAGACATCTTCTTGCTATTCATAGAGTTGGTTTTTATATATCAGAGGACGAACTAAACACATTTGTAAAAAAACAACTATCCAGAATTTCAGGAAAAGTAGCCATAATAACACCCAAAATAGCAAACCCTACCCAACAGGAAATAGAAGAATACTACAAACAAAACCTGAAAGAATTTGCCGGTAAAAAAGGAAAATTAATATCAGTTTATAAAATTGACAAAACTATCAAAGATGCAGATAAAAAAGCCCAAAAATTATTTCTAAGTCTGAAAAATAACCAGCAACCATTCCAGGAAGAAGGAATTCAAAAAATCTTTTCAGGAGAAATTTATAACAAAAATGTGAACCTTCCTGAAAAAGTAAAAGAAGAGCTTGACAAACTTTCTAAGCAAAAACCAATACTACTTGTATCAACCGACAAGGCTTACTATCTAATCAAACTTGAAAAAGAAGTTTCAAAACCAATTCCACTTGAAAAAGTTAAGGAAAAAGTCATCACAAGCATAAAAAATAAAAAGCTTGCAAAAAAAACAGAAGAACTATATAAAGCTGTTTCTAAAGAGATAAAGAATATCAAAGACCTGAAAACACTAACAAAAAAATATCAAGCAGAAATTAAAGAAATCAAAAACCAGCCTGCCCAGAGCATAGCAATGGAATACGGAATTCCATTAAATAAGATTTCTCTTTTAACAAAAGCCAAACCCGGCCAGATTTTAGAACCATTTAAAACCTCTAAGGGAATTGTTGTAATAAAAGTTGAAAAGATTTCTCAGCCTGAAGATAAAGCAAAAGAAGATATGCTTAAACTGATGAAACCAATCTTAACCAATACCAAATATCAAACAATTGTCAGAATGTTCATAGACAAGCTGCAAGAAGAGTCAATAATAAAAATCAATAAAAGGATAATTCAATAA
- a CDS encoding MBL fold metallo-hydrolase yields MVPEERKLFDNGSHQNILLEDYGHGEMVQANVHFIVDSGQGIVLDPGGHKVFKHLLSEIGGLIGVDNLKYIFLSHQDPDIVAAINGWLMTTKATALCPNLWTRFIPHFGVDRLVIHRIKGIGDRGTIIKLGNSELYILPAHFMHAPGNLQIYDPTSKILYSGDLGASLGQDYIYAPSFEEHVKYMEGFHKRYIPTSKVLKTWVKMARQLDIEIIAPQHGAIMKGKDMVNKFFDWLENLECGIDIMEDVYQIPQEHFEG; encoded by the coding sequence ATGGTTCCAGAAGAGAGGAAGTTGTTTGATAACGGTTCACACCAGAATATTCTTCTTGAAGACTATGGTCATGGTGAAATGGTTCAGGCAAATGTTCATTTTATAGTTGATAGTGGTCAGGGCATTGTTTTAGACCCCGGTGGACACAAAGTTTTCAAACATCTTTTATCAGAAATAGGAGGTCTTATAGGTGTTGATAACCTTAAATATATATTTCTTTCACATCAAGACCCTGACATAGTTGCAGCTATAAATGGATGGCTTATGACAACCAAAGCAACTGCACTTTGCCCAAACCTCTGGACAAGATTTATTCCACACTTTGGAGTAGACAGGCTTGTCATTCACAGAATAAAAGGTATTGGGGACAGAGGAACCATAATAAAACTTGGAAATTCAGAACTTTATATACTCCCTGCCCACTTTATGCATGCACCTGGAAACCTTCAGATATATGATCCAACTTCTAAAATCTTATATTCCGGAGACCTTGGAGCATCACTTGGACAGGATTATATTTATGCACCAAGTTTTGAGGAACATGTTAAATATATGGAAGGCTTCCATAAAAGGTATATTCCAACATCAAAAGTTCTTAAAACATGGGTAAAAATGGCAAGACAGCTTGATATTGAGATAATAGCACCCCAGCATGGTGCAATAATGAAAGGCAAAGATATGGTAAATAAGTTTTTTGACTGGCTTGAAAATCTTGAATGCGGTATAGATATTATGGAAGATGTTTACCAAATTCCACAGGAACATTTTGAAGGATAA
- the rsmH gene encoding 16S rRNA (cytosine(1402)-N(4))-methyltransferase RsmH — protein sequence MVEHYPVLHREILNFFKDIKGKYIVDATVGGGGHSFLLLKSLPDIHIIGLDKDEYALKKADEKLSQFKGRYTLIKSSFKDLDKVLDQLGIPEVSGFLFDLGVSMFQLKTERGFSFQREEPLDMRMDTSQHLTAYQVINQYPKDLLEKIIFEYGEEKFARKIAKNIVEYRKKKPIETTKELADIIYKTYPPPLRRKRIHPATKTFQAIRIEVNNELNEIKEGVTKAIDRTQKGGIIAVISFHSLEDRIVKNIFREAKKLKKVEILTKKPITPGEEELKENPPSRSAKLRVAKRV from the coding sequence TTGGTTGAACATTATCCGGTTTTACATAGAGAAATATTAAATTTTTTTAAAGATATAAAAGGAAAATATATAGTTGACGCAACAGTAGGAGGAGGGGGTCATTCCTTTTTACTCCTAAAATCTCTTCCGGATATTCATATAATCGGTCTGGACAAAGATGAGTATGCCTTAAAAAAAGCAGATGAAAAATTATCCCAATTCAAAGGTAGATACACCCTTATTAAAAGTTCATTTAAAGATTTGGACAAAGTCCTTGACCAGCTTGGTATTCCTGAAGTCAGTGGTTTTTTATTTGACCTTGGAGTCTCTATGTTCCAATTAAAAACTGAAAGAGGTTTTTCTTTTCAGAGAGAAGAACCCCTTGATATGAGAATGGATACATCCCAGCATCTCACAGCTTATCAGGTTATTAATCAATACCCAAAGGATTTACTTGAAAAGATAATTTTTGAGTATGGAGAGGAAAAATTTGCCAGAAAAATTGCAAAAAATATAGTTGAATACAGAAAGAAAAAACCAATAGAAACCACAAAAGAACTGGCAGATATCATATACAAAACATATCCTCCTCCCCTTCGTAGAAAAAGAATACATCCTGCCACAAAAACATTTCAGGCAATCAGGATAGAAGTAAACAACGAGCTAAACGAAATCAAAGAAGGAGTTACAAAAGCAATAGACAGAACTCAAAAAGGCGGAATAATTGCAGTAATATCATTTCATTCTCTTGAGGATAGAATTGTAAAAAATATTTTTAGAGAAGCCAAAAAGTTAAAGAAAGTAGAAATACTGACGAAAAAACCTATTACACCGGGAGAGGAGGAACTCAAAGAAAATCCTCCCTCACGTAGTGCAAAACTAAGGGTTGCAAAAAGGGTCTAA
- a CDS encoding septum formation initiator family protein, which yields MRELVIELKKDLSYVKKYTYFWGFILLIAGAMVLYNQYYFSIDKQIVELTKMKNQLAADKLMLQKTISKLSSPERISKIAKQKLKMDTVDYSKVHFIDTK from the coding sequence ATGAGGGAGTTAGTAATAGAGCTAAAAAAAGATTTAAGTTATGTAAAAAAATATACATATTTCTGGGGATTTATATTGCTAATAGCCGGTGCTATGGTTCTTTATAACCAGTATTACTTCAGTATTGATAAACAAATTGTTGAACTTACAAAAATGAAAAACCAGCTTGCAGCAGATAAGTTAATGCTTCAAAAAACAATAAGTAAACTTTCTTCACCTGAAAGAATCAGCAAAATTGCAAAACAAAAACTCAAAATGGATACTGTAGATTATTCAAAAGTGCATTTTATAGATACAAAATAG
- a CDS encoding penicillin-binding protein 2 has translation MNKNKVYIAAFLITLGFFAVIGRLFYFQVLKQQEFLEYIKKQYYAEEKIILPRGTIYDQNGRILGISVPTIDVFAIKKYIKNKEKVAKELSKILRIPYQQILRKLNGKKNYVVLARNIDSLYKDRILALRKSLQEWNLGVVESSKRYYPLGSIAGSSIGFVNRYTGQGTAGLELKYDSILGGGFASIVLMKDALGNPITIEKEKNDKNIKDIKLTIDSNIQYIAEEALKKLVKERKPKEAAILIMDSNTGEIIANATYPNYNPNKYWKYKNHKNISFQNAYEVGSLAKPFVLAEAIDENKIDFSKKYYCGEGKVIVDGVRIRDHKSYKNLTPEDIIVHSSNGGIINIALRLDPDKLYERFRKLGFGKSTKTFPGEASGLIRPFKRKVDVAYASIGQNWTATLVQIAVAYSAIANGGYLVKPHFVKEIIDSSSGKSEKINPEKMGKVLSDETVQKLQKILVQVVERGTAKRGKSKYFTIAGKTGTAQKYDPAIKALSNKKFYTWFAGYFPAENPKFTVVIFANEPKKIKKWEFIGGGSVSAPVLKFLVDRIMFYYKQKPDKEVEHGNKNPQGN, from the coding sequence ATGAACAAAAATAAGGTTTATATAGCTGCCTTTCTTATAACCTTAGGTTTTTTTGCAGTCATCGGAAGGTTATTCTACTTTCAGGTTCTAAAACAACAGGAATTTCTGGAATATATCAAAAAGCAATACTATGCCGAAGAGAAAATTATTCTTCCAAGGGGAACAATTTACGACCAGAATGGAAGAATTCTTGGTATTAGTGTTCCAACCATTGATGTATTCGCAATAAAAAAATACATAAAAAACAAAGAAAAGGTTGCAAAAGAACTTTCTAAAATCCTGAGAATTCCTTATCAACAAATCCTGAGAAAATTAAACGGCAAAAAAAATTATGTGGTTTTAGCCAGAAATATAGACAGTTTATATAAGGACAGAATTCTTGCTTTAAGAAAATCTCTACAAGAATGGAATCTTGGAGTTGTTGAAAGTTCAAAAAGATACTATCCCTTAGGTAGCATAGCAGGTTCAAGTATAGGGTTCGTAAACAGATACACTGGTCAAGGGACAGCCGGACTTGAGCTTAAATACGACAGCATACTGGGAGGAGGTTTTGCAAGTATAGTTCTTATGAAAGATGCCCTTGGAAATCCAATAACTATAGAAAAGGAAAAGAATGATAAAAATATAAAAGATATAAAACTAACTATAGACAGTAATATTCAGTATATCGCAGAAGAAGCTTTAAAAAAACTTGTAAAGGAAAGAAAACCTAAAGAAGCAGCAATACTAATTATGGACTCTAACACTGGTGAGATTATAGCCAATGCAACGTATCCAAATTACAATCCGAATAAATACTGGAAATATAAAAACCATAAAAATATATCATTCCAAAATGCCTATGAGGTCGGTTCATTGGCAAAGCCATTTGTCCTCGCAGAAGCTATAGATGAAAACAAGATAGATTTTTCAAAAAAATATTATTGTGGAGAAGGAAAAGTTATTGTTGACGGGGTTAGAATTAGAGACCACAAGTCCTATAAAAATCTTACTCCTGAAGATATAATAGTCCATTCATCAAACGGAGGTATTATAAATATCGCACTCCGTCTTGACCCTGATAAACTTTACGAACGGTTTAGAAAACTTGGTTTTGGAAAATCAACAAAAACATTTCCCGGGGAAGCATCCGGTTTAATCAGACCTTTTAAAAGGAAAGTAGATGTGGCTTATGCGTCGATAGGCCAGAACTGGACAGCTACTCTCGTTCAGATAGCAGTAGCTTACTCAGCAATAGCAAACGGAGGATATCTTGTAAAACCACATTTTGTTAAAGAAATAATTGATTCTTCCTCCGGTAAATCTGAAAAAATTAACCCTGAAAAAATGGGAAAAGTTTTATCAGATGAGACAGTCCAGAAACTCCAAAAAATACTTGTTCAAGTAGTAGAAAGGGGAACAGCTAAAAGGGGAAAATCCAAATATTTTACAATTGCAGGAAAAACCGGAACAGCTCAGAAATACGACCCTGCAATAAAAGCCCTTTCAAATAAAAAATTTTATACATGGTTTGCAGGTTATTTCCCTGCAGAAAACCCAAAATTCACTGTGGTTATATTCGCAAACGAACCGAAAAAAATAAAAAAATGGGAGTTCATAGGCGGTGGTAGCGTTTCAGCTCCTGTTTTAAAATTTTTAGTTGATAGAATAATGTTTTATTACAAACAAAAACCTGATAAAGAGGTGGAGCATGGAAATAAGAACCCACAGGGAAATTAA
- a CDS encoding hotdog domain-containing protein — translation MEIRTHREINPKYSGVPLAVETDKFASVILELTEEMKADEKGLVHGGFIFSAADYCSMLAVNHPNVVLAKAEVKFLKPAVVGEHIVFEGIVVEKNENKRTVEVQGKNEENEIIFTGKFYCVITPKHVLD, via the coding sequence ATGGAAATAAGAACCCACAGGGAAATTAATCCTAAATATTCAGGAGTGCCATTAGCTGTTGAGACTGACAAGTTTGCCTCTGTGATTTTAGAACTTACCGAAGAGATGAAAGCCGATGAAAAAGGTCTTGTCCATGGAGGTTTTATTTTTTCTGCTGCCGATTACTGCTCAATGCTTGCTGTAAATCATCCAAATGTTGTTCTTGCAAAGGCAGAGGTAAAATTTTTAAAACCTGCTGTTGTAGGAGAACATATCGTATTTGAAGGAATAGTTGTTGAAAAAAATGAAAATAAAAGAACAGTAGAAGTTCAAGGAAAAAACGAAGAAAACGAAATCATCTTCACAGGCAAGTTTTATTGCGTAATAACCCCAAAACATGTGCTTGATTAG
- a CDS encoding HIT family protein, with product MNTKCPFCNIPEENIILKNDLCYAIYDKYPVTKGHMLIIPYRHFDNYFDGTKEEKIAFVDLIDKAKELLDQKFSPDGYNIGVNIGKTAGQTIFHVHIHLIPRYKGDTENPVGGVRGVIPDKQKYRF from the coding sequence ATGAATACTAAATGTCCCTTTTGCAATATACCTGAGGAAAATATAATTCTAAAAAATGACTTGTGTTATGCAATATACGACAAATACCCTGTAACAAAAGGGCATATGTTAATTATTCCTTATAGGCATTTTGATAATTATTTTGATGGAACAAAAGAAGAGAAAATTGCTTTTGTTGATTTAATAGACAAAGCAAAGGAGCTTTTAGACCAGAAATTTAGCCCTGATGGATATAATATCGGAGTAAATATAGGTAAAACTGCCGGTCAGACAATTTTTCATGTTCATATTCATCTAATTCCAAGATACAAGGGAGATACTGAAAATCCTGTAGGTGGTGTTAGAGGGGTAATTCCGGATAAGCAAAAGTATCGTTTTTAA
- a CDS encoding gamma-glutamylcyclotransferase: MGKKFYVFVYGTLRKGYWNHRLLENSKFLGEARTKEKYSLYADGIPYVVKIPRTHIKGEVYEVDEETLRCLDQLEEHPDVYYREEIEVLLNGKPIKAWIYFYPYPEGEFIPSGDYKDYGKI; this comes from the coding sequence TTGGGTAAAAAATTTTACGTTTTTGTTTATGGCACTTTGAGAAAGGGCTATTGGAATCATAGATTATTGGAAAATAGTAAATTCTTAGGAGAGGCAAGGACAAAAGAAAAATATAGTCTTTACGCAGACGGGATACCTTATGTGGTTAAAATTCCAAGAACACATATAAAAGGGGAGGTTTATGAAGTAGATGAAGAAACTCTAAGATGCTTAGACCAGCTTGAAGAACATCCGGATGTTTATTATCGGGAAGAGATAGAAGTGCTATTAAATGGTAAACCTATCAAAGCATGGATTTATTTTTATCCTTATCCTGAAGGAGAATTTATACCATCTGGGGATTACAAAGATTATGGAAAAATATAA
- the cas6 gene encoding CRISPR system precrRNA processing endoribonuclease RAMP protein Cas6 produces the protein MVEFEFSRIRLEYTALTDFKQPYFLGSSIRGVLGKRLKKIVCIKPREDCKVCEFNKTCPYTVIFETEFYLNMPSKYVLQPEYNSKQLKEGDKLNIDITLLGFASNYWEFIIQSLNTVINLGKERFIKQTGVYYYHPFAGSYEPLKSVVPRFNARDFFDIRTGKEEINIRLFPTSLKFGGKYIKANEFSKDYLIKAVVSRVSNVAQNYGSKTDKIFINKSKLEISDQNMKPSPLKRWSNRKKKKMIVPAFEGSFKLKGDINEIYPYLLMLENINLGKSTSFGLGVVRTE, from the coding sequence ATGGTAGAGTTTGAATTTTCACGGATAAGACTTGAATATACTGCCCTTACAGATTTTAAACAGCCCTATTTTTTAGGTTCTTCAATTAGGGGAGTTTTGGGGAAAAGATTAAAGAAAATAGTATGTATAAAACCCCGGGAAGATTGCAAAGTATGCGAGTTTAACAAAACCTGCCCTTATACCGTAATTTTTGAAACAGAGTTTTACCTAAATATGCCATCAAAATATGTTCTTCAACCTGAATATAATTCCAAACAATTAAAGGAAGGAGATAAGCTAAACATTGATATAACACTTCTTGGATTTGCTTCAAATTATTGGGAATTTATTATCCAGTCTTTGAATACGGTAATAAATTTGGGAAAAGAAAGATTTATCAAACAAACAGGGGTATATTATTACCATCCGTTTGCAGGCAGCTATGAACCTTTAAAATCTGTTGTTCCCAGATTTAACGCCCGTGATTTTTTTGATATAAGAACGGGGAAAGAAGAGATAAATATAAGGCTTTTTCCTACCTCTCTAAAATTCGGTGGCAAATATATAAAAGCCAATGAGTTTAGCAAGGATTATTTAATAAAAGCTGTTGTCAGCCGAGTTTCAAATGTAGCCCAGAATTACGGCAGCAAAACTGACAAAATATTTATAAACAAATCCAAACTTGAAATCTCAGACCAAAATATGAAGCCTTCTCCCCTGAAAAGATGGTCAAACAGAAAAAAGAAAAAGATGATTGTTCCGGCCTTTGAAGGAAGTTTCAAGCTAAAAGGTGATATTAATGAGATATATCCATACTTGCTAATGCTGGAAAATATAAATCTGGGAAAATCAACAAGTTTTGGTCTTGGTGTAGTTAGAACAGAGTAA
- a CDS encoding Mrp/NBP35 family ATP-binding protein, with the protein MALQGVMDTLKNANLEEIGVSFSLADLLRDIRIDGNNVYIKLFSPSEKYHEYLREKAETVLKSIGAEQVEVEFTSEPPKPQQQQPPQPPPQENPFENRRRIPGVKKVIAVASGKGGVGKSTVAVNLAAALKKMGYEVGYLDADMYGPSGPTMLGAKDKQVTATPDNKLIPPEAHGIKMMSIGLLLPSEDTPVIWRGPVLFKALSQFLFDINWGEGLDFLIIDLPPGTGDVQITLGQTAEIDGAVIVTTPQDVALIDVKKGIQMFNEVQIPVLGIVENMSYFVCPDSGKAYEIFGKSKTEEIAKQYNTELLGKIPIEPKVAEFADLGIPIVLAKEDSDSAKAFMEIAQNVIRKLSE; encoded by the coding sequence ATGGCACTTCAGGGAGTAATGGACACCCTCAAAAATGCAAATCTTGAGGAAATTGGCGTTAGCTTTTCACTGGCAGACCTTTTAAGAGATATAAGAATAGATGGAAATAATGTTTACATAAAACTTTTTTCACCAAGTGAAAAATATCACGAGTATCTCAGAGAAAAAGCAGAAACAGTATTAAAATCTATAGGAGCAGAGCAAGTAGAAGTTGAATTTACTTCAGAACCACCAAAACCACAGCAGCAACAACCGCCACAACCACCTCCACAGGAAAATCCATTTGAAAATAGGAGAAGAATCCCCGGAGTCAAAAAAGTTATAGCTGTTGCTTCAGGTAAAGGTGGAGTAGGAAAATCTACTGTAGCAGTTAACCTTGCAGCAGCACTTAAGAAAATGGGTTATGAAGTAGGATATCTTGATGCTGATATGTATGGTCCTTCAGGACCAACAATGCTTGGAGCTAAAGATAAACAGGTGACAGCAACACCTGATAACAAACTTATTCCTCCAGAAGCCCATGGGATAAAAATGATGTCAATAGGTCTTCTGTTACCTTCAGAAGACACTCCTGTAATATGGAGAGGCCCTGTTCTTTTTAAAGCATTATCCCAATTCCTATTTGATATAAACTGGGGAGAAGGTCTTGATTTCCTCATTATAGATTTACCTCCAGGAACCGGTGATGTTCAAATTACACTTGGGCAAACCGCAGAAATAGATGGAGCAGTTATAGTAACAACCCCTCAAGATGTAGCCCTCATAGACGTCAAAAAAGGAATACAGATGTTCAACGAAGTTCAAATACCGGTTCTGGGGATAGTTGAAAATATGAGCTATTTTGTTTGCCCGGATAGTGGAAAAGCTTATGAAATATTTGGAAAATCAAAAACAGAAGAAATAGCAAAACAATATAATACGGAGCTACTTGGAAAAATTCCTATAGAACCAAAAGTAGCTGAGTTTGCAGACCTTGGAATACCTATTGTTTTAGCAAAGGAAGACAGCGACTCAGCAAAAGCATTTATGGAAATAGCACAAAATGTAATAAGAAAACTAAGTGAGTAA
- a CDS encoding cysteine desulfurase family protein produces MIEKRGIVYADHLATTPVPEEIVEAMKPYFTEHFGNPTSLHKLGVQAKKAINRAREQVAELLNVGNPEEIVYTSGAIEANNLAIKGFAKAPGITRRGKHIVVSAIEHHSILHSCKTLEKEGYEVTYIMPDEYGIITPEKVAEAVREDTILVSIGYANREIGTIQDMPALVAAAKEKNPRVVFHSDIAAAVGHTPVNVEEWGLDMASFTGHYFYAPKGVGGLYVKKGVRLKPLIEGGIQEGGRRAGTEPVPLIVGMGAAAELAIKEMDDRVNRLKALRDKLKKGIEEKIPYIQFTGHPEKRLPNHLSLIVMYIEGEAMLLMLDYHKIYTASGSACVSYALKQSHVLAAIGVDKEMSNGSIVFSLGRENTEEDIDYILDKYPAAVQRLREISPFGPENWDEFAKKADKFKNVK; encoded by the coding sequence ATGATAGAAAAAAGAGGCATCGTTTACGCTGACCATCTGGCAACAACACCTGTGCCGGAAGAAATAGTAGAGGCTATGAAGCCTTACTTTACAGAGCATTTTGGAAACCCAACATCTCTGCATAAATTAGGAGTTCAAGCTAAAAAGGCTATAAATAGAGCCAGAGAACAGGTTGCAGAACTTTTAAATGTGGGAAATCCTGAAGAAATTGTTTATACATCCGGAGCAATAGAGGCAAATAACCTTGCTATAAAAGGATTTGCAAAAGCTCCAGGTATTACAAGAAGAGGAAAACATATTGTTGTTTCTGCAATAGAACACCACTCTATCCTTCACTCATGCAAAACTCTGGAAAAAGAAGGATACGAAGTTACATACATAATGCCAGACGAATACGGTATTATAACCCCTGAGAAAGTTGCTGAAGCAGTTAGAGAAGATACAATTCTTGTTTCTATTGGTTATGCAAACAGGGAAATAGGAACAATCCAAGATATGCCTGCACTGGTTGCAGCAGCAAAAGAGAAAAACCCAAGAGTTGTTTTCCACTCTGATATTGCTGCAGCTGTAGGTCATACACCTGTTAATGTAGAGGAATGGGGACTTGATATGGCCTCATTTACAGGACACTATTTCTACGCACCAAAAGGTGTAGGTGGTCTTTATGTTAAAAAAGGAGTTCGTCTAAAACCTTTAATTGAAGGCGGTATTCAAGAAGGTGGAAGAAGAGCAGGAACAGAACCGGTGCCATTGATTGTTGGAATGGGTGCAGCAGCAGAACTGGCCATCAAAGAAATGGATGACAGGGTAAATAGACTCAAAGCATTAAGAGATAAACTCAAAAAAGGAATTGAAGAAAAAATACCTTACATCCAGTTCACAGGGCATCCGGAAAAAAGACTTCCTAACCATCTTTCATTAATTGTTATGTATATTGAAGGTGAAGCTATGCTTCTTATGCTTGATTACCATAAAATTTATACAGCTTCCGGTTCTGCATGTGTTTCCTATGCACTTAAACAATCACATGTTCTTGCTGCAATAGGTGTTGATAAAGAGATGTCCAACGGTTCAATTGTTTTCTCTCTTGGTAGGGAAAATACAGAGGAAGACATTGATTACATACTTGATAAATATCCTGCAGCAGTTCAAAGACTTAGAGAAATATCACCATTTGGACCTGAAAACTGGGATGAATTTGCCAAAAAAGCAGACAAATTTAAAAACGTAAAATAA